A single genomic interval of Arthrobacter sp. NicSoilB8 harbors:
- the mmuM gene encoding homocysteine S-methyltransferase: MPSNTTLSRMLDAGANLTVDGALATELEALGCDLEDPLWSAKVLLEQPQLVKRVHHDYFRAGAAVAITASYQATPRGFARRGIGEQEALERVALSVRLADEARREYLAENPDAGPLLVAGSVGPYGAYLADGSEYRGDYVLSRNEFLEFHRPRIAALVEAGADFLACETLPSLPEAEALLALIKEFDVEAWLSFTLRDGGHISDGTPLAQAAKLFAAEPLVAAIGVNCVPLELVSPSLEALGRATDTPLIAYPNSGESYDAVTKTWGPAAASPSGPDLKQPASLAEGTPIWRELGARLVGGCCRTTPQDIAAVTALSENHKSG, translated from the coding sequence ATGCCCAGTAACACCACGCTTTCCCGCATGCTCGACGCCGGAGCGAACCTGACCGTGGACGGTGCACTCGCCACCGAGCTTGAAGCGCTCGGCTGCGACCTGGAAGACCCTTTGTGGTCGGCTAAAGTCCTTCTGGAACAACCGCAACTGGTCAAGCGCGTACACCACGACTACTTCCGCGCCGGAGCCGCCGTCGCCATTACGGCGAGCTATCAAGCCACACCCCGGGGATTTGCGCGGCGCGGCATCGGCGAGCAAGAGGCCTTGGAGCGGGTGGCATTGAGTGTGCGCCTGGCCGACGAGGCGCGCCGCGAGTACCTGGCGGAAAACCCTGATGCGGGCCCCCTGCTGGTTGCAGGATCGGTCGGGCCCTACGGCGCGTACCTTGCCGATGGATCGGAATACCGGGGCGACTATGTCCTCAGCCGAAACGAGTTTTTGGAGTTCCACCGGCCTCGAATCGCAGCGCTGGTGGAGGCCGGAGCGGACTTTCTTGCCTGTGAGACGCTGCCTTCATTGCCGGAAGCCGAAGCCTTGTTAGCACTCATTAAAGAGTTCGACGTCGAAGCCTGGCTCTCCTTCACGCTACGGGACGGCGGCCACATCAGCGACGGTACGCCGCTGGCTCAGGCGGCAAAGCTTTTTGCGGCGGAGCCGCTCGTGGCGGCGATCGGCGTGAACTGCGTGCCGCTGGAGCTGGTCTCCCCATCGCTGGAAGCCCTGGGCAGAGCCACTGATACGCCCCTGATCGCATATCCGAATTCGGGCGAAAGCTATGACGCAGTCACCAAAACGTGGGGGCCGGCCGCGGCGAGCCCTTCGGGCCCCGATCTCAAACAGCCCGCAAGCCTTGCGGAGGGGACGCCAATCTGGCGTGAACTTGGTGCCCGGCTCGTTGGCGGGTGCTGTCGAACGACCCCCCAGGATATTGCCGCCGTGACGGCGCTGTCAGAAAATCACAAATCTGGATAA
- a CDS encoding IS110 family transposase — protein sequence MANEQTKVIAGIDTHADTHHVAVITDTGRHMADREFPAAGAGYQGIIDFITGFGPVLAVGVEGTGSYGAELSRVLVREGIHVVEVMRPNRQARRLQGKSDPLDAYQAAESVLAGRAATTPKSRDGAVESLRVLRAERATAMRARVAVMAQVRAILVTAPESIRAKYRAMTSPALMAALERTRPAGPVSEPLASTATVLKRLAVRYRHLHHELAQIDAELDAILAFHAPMLRDLQGVGTDVASQLLVTAGDNPERITTEAKFAALVGVAPIPASSGKTSRHRLSRAGDRQANKAIHHVVLVRMRYDSRTRAYVARRRQEGKSTKEIMRCLKRYVAREIYDQLRHPRPAPDAGTLRTTRTAKHLTLQQAADALHVWPTALSRLERGLSRDDVFHQRYETWLREH from the coding sequence ATGGCAAACGAACAAACGAAAGTCATCGCCGGGATCGACACCCACGCCGATACCCACCATGTCGCCGTCATCACCGATACCGGCCGGCACATGGCCGACAGGGAATTCCCGGCCGCGGGTGCCGGCTACCAGGGGATCATCGACTTCATCACCGGATTCGGTCCCGTCCTCGCCGTGGGCGTGGAAGGGACCGGCAGCTACGGTGCCGAACTCTCACGCGTGCTCGTGCGCGAGGGCATTCACGTCGTGGAGGTGATGCGCCCGAACCGGCAGGCGCGCCGGCTGCAGGGAAAATCCGACCCGCTCGATGCCTACCAGGCCGCCGAATCGGTGCTCGCCGGCCGCGCCGCCACCACCCCGAAATCCCGCGACGGAGCGGTGGAATCGTTGCGGGTGCTGCGCGCGGAACGTGCCACCGCCATGCGCGCCCGGGTCGCCGTGATGGCCCAGGTCAGGGCGATCCTGGTGACCGCGCCGGAGAGCATCCGCGCCAAATACCGGGCCATGACGAGCCCGGCCCTGATGGCCGCGCTGGAGAGGACACGGCCCGCCGGACCGGTCTCCGAGCCGCTGGCCAGCACCGCGACCGTGCTGAAACGGCTCGCCGTCCGCTACCGGCACCTGCACCACGAGCTGGCACAGATCGATGCCGAACTCGACGCCATCCTCGCCTTCCACGCACCGATGCTGCGCGACCTTCAGGGCGTCGGCACCGACGTCGCCAGTCAGCTGCTGGTCACCGCGGGCGACAACCCCGAACGCATCACCACAGAGGCGAAGTTCGCCGCCCTGGTCGGCGTCGCACCGATCCCCGCATCATCGGGAAAGACGTCCCGTCACCGGCTCAGCCGCGCCGGCGACCGGCAGGCCAACAAAGCCATCCACCACGTGGTCCTTGTGCGGATGCGCTACGACAGCAGAACCAGGGCCTACGTAGCCAGACGGCGTCAGGAGGGCAAAAGCACCAAAGAAATCATGCGTTGCCTCAAACGCTACGTCGCCCGGGAAATCTACGACCAACTCCGCCACCCGCGCCCCGCACCCGACGCCGGAACCCTCCGGACAACACGCACAGCTAAGCACCTGACCCTTCAGCAAGCCGCCGACGCCCTCCACGTCTGGCCCACCGCCCTGTCCCGCCTGGAACGCGGACTCAGCCGGGATGATGTCTTCCACCAGCGCTACGAAACCTGGCTCAGAGAACATTGA
- a CDS encoding helix-turn-helix domain-containing protein — translation MAKSIEELLAQRPVDRIAVDANKKRMLDEVRAYRLRELREASELTQVELAGRLHVSQNRVSRIEHGDIDRAQIDTLRKYVEALGGRLRVEVELGDERIQIA, via the coding sequence ATGGCGAAGTCCATTGAGGAACTGCTGGCACAGCGTCCGGTTGACCGGATTGCTGTGGACGCCAACAAGAAGCGCATGCTCGATGAGGTCCGGGCCTACCGTCTTCGGGAGCTCCGCGAGGCTTCGGAGCTGACGCAGGTTGAGCTGGCCGGTCGTTTGCACGTCAGTCAGAACAGAGTGTCCCGCATCGAACACGGTGACATTGACCGTGCCCAGATCGACACCTTGCGAAAATACGTAGAGGCGCTCGGCGGGCGGCTTCGCGTCGAGGTCGAACTCGGCGACGAACGAATCCAGATCGCCTGA